The Nicotiana sylvestris chromosome 6, ASM39365v2, whole genome shotgun sequence genomic sequence GGATGTGAAGTTGGCTTAGGCTATGTTGATATTACAAAGAGAGTCCTTGGTTTAACAGAATTTCTAGATGATAGCCACTTCACGAATTTGGAGTCTGCTTTGGTTGCTCTTGGTTGCAGAGAATGTCTTGTACCAGCGGAGACTGGCAAATCCAGTGAATACAGGCCTATGTTTGATGCAATATCTAGATGCGGCGTGATGGtaactgaaagaaagaaaaccGAATTTAAAGGGAGAGATTTGGTACAGGATCTTGGTAGGCTCGTCAAGGGTTCAGTAGAACCTGTTCGAGATTTGGTCTCTGGTTTTGAATGTGCATCAGGAGCTTTGGGCTGCATACTTTCTTATGCAGAACTACTTGCGGATGAGAGCAATTATGGAAACTATACAGTCAAACAATACAGCCTCAGTAGTTACATGAGATTAGATTCTGCTGCTATGAGAGCACTGAATGTTATGGAGAGCAAATCAGATGCTAATAAAAATTTTAGTTTGTTCGGTCTGATGAATAGAACATGTACTGCTGGAATGGGTAAAAGGTTATTGCACATGTGGCTCAAACAGCCTTTACTAGATGTAGAAGAGATTAACTGTAGGCTGGATTTAGTTCAATCATTCGTGGAGGATGCTGCGCTTCGCCAAGACTTGAGGCAGCATCTAAAAAGAATTTCAGATATCGAGCGGCTGACACACAATCTTGAGAGGAAAAGAGCCAGTTTAGTGCACGTTGTAAAACTCTATCAGGTACGTTCTCTTTTCTCGTTTGTGCCTTCTCCCCCTCTTGTTAGCCTCGACTCCATAGATTTCAATCAGCTATACATTGAAGTACAAATGACTTTAATCCCCTCTTTTCTTAGCAAAATCATGCAGGGGTCCTggcttaacttcttttttttttccttcatgTGTAGTCAAGCATCAGAGTACCATATATCAAAAGTGTTTTGGAACGGCATGATGGGCAATTTGCAACACTCATTAGGGAAAGATATATTGATTCTCTGGAGAAATGGAGTGATGATAATCACCTGAATAAGTTCATAGGTCTTGTGGAAACTTCTGTTGACCTTGATCAACTTGAGAATGGAGAATACATGATTTCTTCTGCATATGACCCAAATTTATCTGCTCTGAAGGATGAGCAAGAGACATTGGAGCGACAAATTCATAATTTGCACAAACAAACTGCCAATGATCTTGATCTACCTGTTGATAAGTCGCTTAAACTAGATAAAGAAACACAATTTGGACACGTCTTCAGAATTACCAAGAAAGAAGAACCAAAAGTTAGGAAGCAGCTAAATTCTCATTACATTGTTCTCGAAACACGTAAGGATGGGGTAAAGTTCACCAATACAAAACTCAAAAAACTAGGAGATCAGTTCCACAAGATTGTAGAGGAGTACAAGAGCTGTCAGAAAGAATTGGTAGCTCGTGTAGTTCAAACAGCTGCGAGTTTCTCCGAGGTATGTCTACTATTTGTATATTTTGGGTGAACCTCCTCTTCTTTCCCACCCCATTTATTGGATTTACCGAGTAGTGGCTTTCCAGGTGTTTGAAGGTATAGCTGGTGTACTTTCTGAGTTGGATGTGCTACTGAGTTTTGCGGATTTGGCTGCCAGTTGCCCAACTCCTTACACAAGACCAAATATCAGTCCACCAGTAGGGACATTCTTTCTCTTCCCATTTAAGATGACACTGATACCATGCTAAAGAAAATTATACACAGCTAATATGGTGATGTTTCCATATAGGATACAGGAGATATTATACTTGAAGGGTGTAGGCATCCTTGTGTGGAAGCTCAAGATTGGGTTAACTTCATTCCTAATGACTGTAGACTAGTATGTGTTCTATAGCATTGAAGTGTTCTTGTCTCTGATATTTTGTCTGGAGGGGCTTATAACCTACCTCTTTCATCTTCCCAGGTTAGGGGAGAGAGTTGGTTTCAGATTATCACAGGCCCTAACATGGGTGGAAAGTCTACCTACATTCGGCAGGTGCGGGTTCAGTATTTTGCTGAAAGTTCTTTTTGCCTTCTTTATCATCTGTCTAGGTCTGTAAGGGacaagttgttaatgaaataaaTGTAATTAAATTATTGCTTTTCGGCAGTTCCTGCTTGTGAGGATGTTTCTGTATATTCACAGAATTCATAATCAGTTGCTTGAAGATCTAATTTTATTTGCATTCCAGTATTTTTCTCTATTCATTCATTATTCTTATACATAAACTGACTTTTTCTCAAAAAGAATCTCAATCATTTGGCTAATTTGCACTAACAGGTTGGTGTGAATGTCCTGATGGCCCAAGTTGGCTCGTTTGTTCCATGTGACAATGCTACCATTTCTATTCGTGATTGTATTTTTGCTCGTGTTGGCGCTGGAGATTGCCAGGTGAGACAACATATCCTTGTTGAATATCTAGAAATAAAAGTATCAACTTGCTCATTAAGGCGCATGTTGAAGAAGTTTGTCGTAACAGAACATGCTAGCCCTTCATAATTTTTTGAGTTCATCCAACTAGTTTGGCATTGAGGCTTAGTTGATTGATTGTTGATTAATCCAGCATAATAAATAACCAACTATATGCTGATGTCGTAAAAGCCCATCCGCTTTCTTTCAGTACATATTAAAGAAAAGAGTACTGAAGCTGCTAAATAAGTGTCTCATTTGCCAATACATAGTTGATCCACATGTCAGATCAGCTTGAATACATTTCATATAATTGAGCTTCTTATTATGTGCTTGATGTTTTCCACTTCCGTTTTGGTACTTATGGTTTTAAGTGGAAAGGCTGTGCTTAATTACGAAACTGATGTTGTGCATAAATTGTTGAATTGCATTCAGTGTTAGTCAGTAGCTAAACTAAATTATGCTTTTCCTACTGAGTGAATGATCTTCTATCTCTAAAAGGAAAGGAAAACCTTGTATAAAGATATGGCTTGCCTGCTGTAGGGATTTGATTCCACATTCTCATAAATGTGCTCCTGGCTGTTCTGTGTACTCCAAAAGGAAGCGAAGAACTTCAATTTATGCTGCTCCTTTAAAGTATTGACATCCTCTGCCTTCCAAATAGCCCATAGGTCCCATACTATGCATGCAGGAGAACTATCAATGTTTTGTTATGCCCACACCTAAGCCTTCCTGATCTACATGCTGCTAAGCACCTTTCCCAGTCCCTGTTGCATAGCTCACTCATGCTAAACACATCATGATTCAACATCAGTGCATCAGGTACAGGGTCGGTCCTCCTTGCCTACCAATTGAACAACAAAGCATCGGATTCCACCACATTGTCCTACTATCTGATGCAGTAGTAGAATGACAAATGTAATCCCCTGCCTCTTTATACGCAAAGGATTCAGAACTTAATATTTATATTGGAACAGCTGGTAATTTCATGATCtgtcatttgcctaaaataaAATTGTTTTCTTTTGTATGTTTGTTTATTTATTACTTGTCACTATTTTGTCGGGTCATTTCTTTATTAATTAAAGGAACTAACAAGCTTTTATTTCTCCTTCCTCTTCCTTGAATCAGCTGAGAGGAGTTTCTACTTTTATGCAAGAGATGCTTGAGACTGCGTCGATCTTGAAAGGAGCTACTGATAGATCATTGATTATAATTGATGAGTTGGGCCGTGGTACATCAACCTATGATGGCTTTGGTGAGTTTCTGATCTGTGAATTTATATTAAcatctttcttaaaatttcaccACTCCCTTTGCTCGACTTGCTCTTGTatcgttgcctcattacatgatATAGATTTGCAGGACCTGTCATGTAACCCATTTGAAGCTTCCACTTTAAGAGACTTGAGCTAATTTCATTGGTATTAGATTCTTTGTTCAACATTCTTTTCCACCTAGGGAAATAGCGGCAAGCAGAGTAACAACCGTTACATGTACCATCCTCGTATGTTTCTGGTAAATATTCTCGTCATGGGATAGTGGATCACTCATGACATTTCTGCGAGAAATCAATAATCTGGTGATTTTATGAACTTTAAAGGCAGTTATACATGAAGTGTGGATTTGGGCTGTCTGAAAGGCATCGCGGGCAAACATTTGAAATAGTAGGATTACGTTGGAGAGACACGTATGGAAAGTTGACATTTACTGGTTGTTGTGAACAGAGTATACATGAAATATACTGCTGATTGTCATAAACTCTGCAAAAGTATGGGTCTTCTGCTATTTATTCTCTTGAAAACATCTGAACTAAGTAGGAAACAAACTCCTACAGAGCAGGGGCGGACCCACATATAGCTAAgggggttcaactgaacccgctTCATCGAAAAATACTATTGTGTATCTATGTAAATTACAACCAAAGCAGGGTAActttatataaaaattatatttgaacACACATGACAAATGATTTGCTTCTGCAAAAGTGGTCAAGCGGGTTCATATATTGGGCGAGGTCCTGTGTTCGATTCCTGGCTAGTGCTTTTATACATACTGTACTTTTTTGTATAGATAGCAACAAGAATGTACAAATGGTAGACTTAGTAAAACTGTTTTGCATCAAATTAAATTAACCATACCTTGGCTTGTTGACTTATTACTCCAATGTCTTATATTTTTTCGTTCTCTCTATTTCACTTTAAAATTTGTTGTCTTTACTTAAACTCAATACAACTTATAGTGAAGTTTATTTTACTTCAAAAGGTAATTTTTGCTTTCTCCTTCATAAAATTTTCTAAGCCCTTCAAGTATATATgttgaaattatttattattttttaatttaatttaatttatgtcgaaattttcttagttgttttataattaaattttattatttaGTGTATAAGCTCTCTTTCTTTAATTATGGTATTAATTTAGTTTAGTTTGTAATTTTTTTCTTATTGCCTtcttttataaataaaaatttgTTACttataaaactaaaaaataatttataatctCAAATCTCTTGGAGTTAATAATTTTATAGATTGGtcaatattatttttttgttaaaGTATAGCAAAATTTTAAATTAGCTAAATTTAAATTTGTTAAATTAAAATAAGCAAAAATTTGTTACAACTTAAGATGATTTCATTTTAAGATTACTCTATGAACAAAAAGGATAAAAAATGGCTTCCTGTTACCGCTTATATTaggagggtgtttggattggcttttaaGCTAGTCAAATCAACTTTCAAGCTCTTTTAGCTTTTTTTCCGGTGTTTGGCAAAATCAAAAAGTgcttaaaataagttaaaaactGCTTAAAACAAGGCAAAAGTTAGGCAACCCCAACTTATTGCTTTTTGACTTAAAAGTTATTTCTGCtgaaaaatcatttttttaaagCCAATTCAAACGGGCTCTAGCTATGGTTGTTTCCAACTGAACCCACTTGCATAAAATCCTGGGTCCGCCACTGCTACAGAGTGAGTGCCCAGAGTTTCTTGTTCTAGTATATGTTTCTGCAAGGTAAGTTTGTAAAGGCTCAGATTCTTgataatacaaaaaataaaagcaTGAGCTGATGAGCAGAATCAAGACCTCATGTGATtgcctttattttttttaatcttgGGCTTCATACCATTCTGTTTTCCTTCATGCTGTTAACTGATTCTGCTTGTGAGTTTCACTCTGGAAGTGTGTTCATAACTTTGTTTCTTTCTCATCCCATGTAACTGGGAATGAACTCTTCCATGCTACTTTTCACCTAAGTCTGCCTTTTGTATTAGATATAAGATTATCTTCTATCATTAAATATGAAGTTGGGTGGTTACAGTTGGCATGCTTATTGCATTCTCTCATGGCGTATACATTAACTGTTTTATTCTCTACTAGCACTGATATCAATGAAATTTATGATAAAGCGTGATGGATTATTTTGCTGACTATTCTTCCACAACCTAGTCCAACGCAGGCTTGAAAATTCAAGATTTAACTCAGCCTCATGGAAAACTACTTGAGTTTCATGAGCAGTTAGTTCTCTTTCAGTTTGTCCACCGTAGGAGACTATGGTTTCAAATACACTCAGCTTGAAGCCGTGTCTAATTTTGTATCCTAAATATTGGCAGGCACGGAAAGAatgctctttttctttcttttggggGTTCTCTTTTTGAGCGTGTACCTTGCTGAACTAGAGTTATTTCTTTGGCAACTTTGTTATGTCATCAGGTTGTTTTTCTTCTAATTCATGATTGTATTCGTGTATTTTACTCACATTATCAGGTTTAGCTTGGGCTATTTGTGAGCACATTGTTGAAGAAATTAAGGCACCAACATTGTTTGCCACTCACTTTCATGAGCTGACTGCATTGGCCAACAAGAATGGTAACAATGGACATAAGCAAAATGCTGGGATAGCAAATTTTCATGTTTTTGCACACATTGACCCTTCTAATCGCAAGCTAACTATGCTTTACAAGGTACGTTTATCTTCATCTTTCTGTCTACTTCTGACTCATTCTCATCATTTGCGAATAATGTTAAAGTGATATGAGTAGTTTCTTTCCTGATACACTTATCACAAAAAAAGTTTATTTCTTGATACTCTTGTTACTACCAGGTTTGAGAAAGTTTGAGCTTTATTTAGGTTGATATCTGATGTTAGTAGGGATGATTATTTCTTTCACTACTGGTAGAAATAGGAGACTTTCTATTAGGTAGCAGTATAAAAGCTTGTagtttggcagcatctccctgtACGTCTATAATGAAGTATCGTGAATCAACACTAACACAAGCTATGTTAATAATAGTAAGTGTAGATGTTACTTTTCAGAAAAAAAGATAAGAAGAGTACTTGTGACATTATAAAAATGTAACTTACTATGCTGCTTAATAGCCCATCAAATGCAGCTTATGGTGACCAGTGAGGACTTTCTGGTAAGTGCTTAGTTAGTAAATCTCCGTATCCTATTTATATCAGAATACGTTTTATGAAGTTGGCTTCACATGCAATCTTAGTTTTTATATGGTGTGCGCACAAACAGTCAAAAAGTCACTGGAATTAGTTGATTTCACAAGTTTTAATTTGTGACCTGTTGTAAATAGGAGTATATGTGATTTTCAGTTCCAGATTTACCTGCTGATACTCACTTCTTTGCTGATTGTTTAAAGTCCATGCTACAAGGATATACACCATTCTGTGATGTGCCAATACATGTGATAGTTTCCACTCTACCTCTCTTGAGTCCTGAGGAAGTTTGTTAAAAATTAATGAAGGCACTAGGATTGGAATCACAGTGATTTTGGCTTTTGGGTGCTATAAGCCATAAGACGAGTTGAATATATTGTTAAAAATTAATAAAGGCAGTAGCATTGAAATCACAGCGACTTTTGCTTTTGGGTGCTATAAACCATAAGGCATGTTGAATATGCTTTAGTGGAAAGGAGAATTTAAAAGCCTAATCACATCATGGACTAAAAAACTATTTTCTTATGCTTTTTAGAACGTGAGCAGTTGCAGCATCTGACCGTTGTACTCTTCCAGGTTCAACCAGGTGCTTGTGATCAGAGTTTTGGTATTCATGTTGCTGAATTTGCAAATTTTCCACCGAGTGTTGTGGCCCTGGCTAGAGAAAAGGCATCTGAGTTGGAGGATTTCTCTCCTATTGCCATAATTCCAAATGACATTAAAGAGGTGTTTTCATTTGGTTACCTTCCTTTTCTCATcgcaaaaatcaataaaaattctGCTTCCTTATCTTTTTGAAAGGGTTATGTCTACATCCTGTCTAGATGCATTCTTACATCTCACCCGTTTTAAAATCATATGCAAGACTTCTAAATGGGTTTAGCTATAGGTGATAATGTAAAAATGCTCGCTCTGCTATTTAAGCACATAATCTTAATATTTTCAAAACCCATTTGATGCTTTTGAATGGTCAATGGTGTCATATGATAAAACTTCTTATGACATCTTGATCTGCTCTATTGCTTATATGCTTTTTTGGGTGTGTATTAAAATGCACTTAAGCACTTGCATGCTCTACTGTCTTCATGGAAAACCTTATAGTAGCAAAGTCACATGTAATCGGAGCAGCCGGTGGTACTTGGTTTTCCCCTTGTCTCAACCCCACTTGCCTTTGTTTTTGTTATTCTTCCAGGCAGCTTCAAAACGGAAGAGAGAATTTGACCCTCATGACGTGTCTAGAGGTACTGCCAGAGCTCGGCAATTCTTACAGGATTTCTCTCAGTTGCCACTGGATAAGATGGATCCAAGCGAGGTCAGGCAACAGTTGAGCAAAATGAAAACCGACCTGGAGAGGGATGCAGTTGACTCTCACTGGCTTCAGCAATTCTTTTAGTTCTTCAGATTAGAACTATATCTTCTATTCTGTGAAGCTTGGGGGAATGATAGTGATGGGTTTTGTGGATATAACTTAGCCTAAGTGTAAAGTTTCGTTTAAATCCTTACCCCAAACATGATTCTCTGTAATCAGGGGACTTTTGTATGCATCCTGTGTTAAATAGTAAACGTTATCTTATGGTCAGCTAACATTGGTAGTAGTCTATTGAATTATTCCTTCACAACGACTAAACAACCTTCCCTTCTCTTAAAACACCCTAAACTATAGACAAAAGCTCCCCGTTTTGTACTTAATTTGTTAAAATGAATTGTGTATTTGTACTATTGAATTAGGgagaatttaagaaaaacaatGAATATTATAGTTTATACCTCTAACAATTAACGAAATTCTTTTGGATTTACATACTTGATACTAATTAAAAGACATAATAAAAACCTAATATATAAGTTTAACTACTTTGAAGCAGAtactaatagcccgtttggccaagctacagaaatcagtttattttgagaagtgttttttttcaaaagtgcttttctcaaaagtacttttggtgagaagcagtttgtgtttgactaattagttcGAGTTTGTAGGACTGTCGTGTTTGTAGGACTAACTTCTCCCACTCTGGGAGAAGCAGAGTGAGAGAAGTTGTAGGACTAATTAGTTAGGGTTTGTAGGGGATCTCTCCGGTGATGTTTGGTCCACTATTGTTCAATAGGGTGTTGATTTTGTCACACGTGTCCAACATACTAATCAATGGACAAGATCTCTTTAGCTAAAAGCTAGTTTATTAAACTAGCTTTTAGCTAAAGAGATCTTGTCCATTGATTAGTATGTTGGACACGTGTGACAAAATCAACACCCTATTGAACAATAGTGGACCAAACATTACCGGAGGGGATCCCAACCCTTTGTACATTGAAACCTATTCATATATTGcactctttcttctctctaataATACCTATCTTATCCTTTTCGTATATTTtagctctcttttcctttgctttaactGGGGAAAGAGGGGTTACTATAATAAGTGAATCTACAAATGCATGTCAGCCTCAACTTCAGTAGTGTGGAGCAGAGAGGAAGAAAGAGCCTTTGAGAATGCCATTGCCATGAAGCAATACTCTATTGAAGATTCCAAAGAGCAATGGCAAAAGATTGCTTTGATTGTCCCAAATAAAACCATTGAAGTTACCAATTGCTAGTTGATGATGTTACTGCCATTGACGCTGGCTATGTTCCAATCCCAAACTACACTTCCTCCTCAACCAAGGAAAACAGACATGGCTATTCCCAAGTCTATTGTGGTTATGGAAATGAGGTTGCAGGCACAACCCATTACTCAAATGGCCAAGGAGAGAGGAGGTTAAGAGAGACGAAAAGGGATGCCATGGACTGAAGAAGAACATAGGTATATAATACGTTTACTCCCTCCGTGCCAATTTATGTAAACATGTTCGGATTTCGAGATTTAAATGAATTATTCTCCTTATTTTTTTTCATAtgccttttaaatattttaaattattaattattgtgACTTATACTATCTTTTACCTAGTtttcaaatatataaattttattttgaaaaattgtCCAAATACATGGTCAAAATTAAGTCGTTTGAATCTCATAAAGCGAAAAGTGTCACATAAATCGAAACAGA encodes the following:
- the LOC104244948 gene encoding DNA mismatch repair protein MSH2, whose translation is MNENLEEQSKLPELKLDAKQAQGFLSFFKTLPKDPRAVRLFDRRDYYTAHGDDATFIAKTYYHTTTALRQLGNGADALSSISVSRNMFETIARDILLERMDRTLELYEGSGSNWRLVKSGTPGNLGSFEDILFANNEMQDSPVIAALAPNFGQNGCEVGLGYVDITKRVLGLTEFLDDSHFTNLESALVALGCRECLVPAETGKSSEYRPMFDAISRCGVMVTERKKTEFKGRDLVQDLGRLVKGSVEPVRDLVSGFECASGALGCILSYAELLADESNYGNYTVKQYSLSSYMRLDSAAMRALNVMESKSDANKNFSLFGLMNRTCTAGMGKRLLHMWLKQPLLDVEEINCRLDLVQSFVEDAALRQDLRQHLKRISDIERLTHNLERKRASLVHVVKLYQSSIRVPYIKSVLERHDGQFATLIRERYIDSLEKWSDDNHLNKFIGLVETSVDLDQLENGEYMISSAYDPNLSALKDEQETLERQIHNLHKQTANDLDLPVDKSLKLDKETQFGHVFRITKKEEPKVRKQLNSHYIVLETRKDGVKFTNTKLKKLGDQFHKIVEEYKSCQKELVARVVQTAASFSEVFEGIAGVLSELDVLLSFADLAASCPTPYTRPNISPPDTGDIILEGCRHPCVEAQDWVNFIPNDCRLVRGESWFQIITGPNMGGKSTYIRQVGVNVLMAQVGSFVPCDNATISIRDCIFARVGAGDCQLRGVSTFMQEMLETASILKGATDRSLIIIDELGRGTSTYDGFGLAWAICEHIVEEIKAPTLFATHFHELTALANKNGNNGHKQNAGIANFHVFAHIDPSNRKLTMLYKVQPGACDQSFGIHVAEFANFPPSVVALAREKASELEDFSPIAIIPNDIKEAASKRKREFDPHDVSRGTARARQFLQDFSQLPLDKMDPSEVRQQLSKMKTDLERDAVDSHWLQQFF